In the Lepus europaeus isolate LE1 chromosome 18, mLepTim1.pri, whole genome shotgun sequence genome, one interval contains:
- the GOSR2 gene encoding Golgi SNAP receptor complex member 2, with protein MEPLYQQTHKQVHEIQSHMGRLETADKQSLHLVENEIQASIDQVFSRLERLEILSSKEPPNKRQNAKLRVEQLKYDVQHLQTALRNFQHRRCAREQQERQREELLSRTFTTNDSDTTIPMDESLQFNSSLQKIHHGMDDLIGGGHSILEGLRAQRLTLKGTQKKILDIANMLGLSNTVMRLIEKRAFQDKYFMIGGMLLTCVVMFLVVQYLT; from the exons GCAGGTCCACGAGATCCAGTCTCACATGGGACGCCTGGAGACGGCAGACAAGCAGTCTCTGCACT tagtagaaaatgaaatccaAGCAAGCATAGACCAGGTATTCAGCCGTCTTGAACGTCTGGAGATTTTGTCCAGCAAGGAGCCCCCTAACAAAAGGCAGAATGCCAAACT TCGTGTCGAACAGTTAAAGTATGATGTCCAGCACCTGCAGACCGCTCTCCGAAACTTCCAGCACCGCCGCTGTGCAAGGGAGCAgcaggagagacagcgagaggagCTTCTGTCTCGCACCTTCACCACTAAC GACTCTGACACCACCATACCCATGGATGAATCACTGCAGTTTAACTCCTCCCTCCAGAAAATTCACCACGGCATGGATGACCTCATTGGAGGCGGGCACAGTATTCTGGAGGGACTGAGGGCCCAGAGGCTGACCTTGAAG GGAACGCAGAAGAAGATCCTCGACATCGCCAACATGCTGGGCTTGTCCAACACGGTGATGCGGCTCATCGAGAAGCGGGCGTTCCAGGACAAGTACTTCATGATCGGCGGGATGCTGCTCACCTGTGTGGTCATGTTCCTCGTGGTGCAGTACCTGACATGA